A window from Citrus sinensis cultivar Valencia sweet orange chromosome 3, DVS_A1.0, whole genome shotgun sequence encodes these proteins:
- the LOC102619400 gene encoding immune-associated nucleotide-binding protein 9-like isoform X1 has protein sequence MMGGRVIDADSKPTSPSNGERNLVLVGRTGNGKSATANSILGKRAFKSKAGSSGVTKTCEMQRTMLKDGQVVNVIDTPGLFDSSADSEFVSKEIVKCIGMTKDGIHAVLVVFSVRNRFSEEEGAAIHILESLFGKKISDYMIVVFTGGDELEDNDETLEDYLGRECPKPLKEILQLCDNRCVLFDNKTKDTAKRTEQVGKLLSLVNSVIVQNGGQPYTDEIFAELKKGATKLRDQQVEVDSLKGYSRREISELKEQMKKSYDDQLKRTTEMFEYKLKETTTRLEQQLAEEQATRLKAEQAAQSAQTKSNDEIGKLKKETAELREQPKNGWCAIL, from the exons ATGATGGGAGGAAGAGTGATTGATGCCGATTCGAAGCCTACTTCTCCATCTAATGGGGAGCGCAATTTGGTTTTAGTTGGCCGTACTGGCAATGGCAAAAGTGCGACGGCCAATAGTATTCTCGGAAAAAGAGCCTTCAAGTCGAAGGCTGGCTCGTCTGGGGTTACCAAAACTTGTGAAATGCAGAGAACCATGCTCAAAGATGGCCAAGTTGTTAATGTCATTGATACCCCTG GACTTTTTGATTCTTCTGCTGACTCTGAGTTTGTCAGCAAGGAAATTGTCAAATGTATTGGTATGACCAAGGATGGGATCCATGCAGTCCTTGTAGTTTTCTCTGTTAGAAACCGTTTTTCTGAAGAGGAAGGAGCTGCAATACACATTTTGGAGTCCTTGTTCgggaaaaaaatttctgaCTATATGATTGTTGTTTTCACGGGGGGGGATGAACTTGAAGATAATGACGAAACATTAGAAGATTATTTGGGTCGTGAGTGTCCAAAGCCTTTAAAG GAAATCCTTCAACTATGTGATAATAGGTGCGTGCTTTTTGATAACAAGACTAAGGATACGGCCAAGAGAACTGAGCAGGTTGGGAAGCTTCTTTCTCTGGTTAACTCTGTGATTGTGCAGAATGGTGGGCAACCATATACAGACGAAATATTTGCTGAGTTGAAG AAAGGGGCTACTAAACTCCGTGATCAACAAGTTGAGGTTGATTCTCTCAAGGGATATTCAAGACGAGAAATTTCAGAGCTGAAGGAGCAGATGAAAAAATCATATGATGATCAACTCAAACGAACTACCGAGATG TTTGAGTATAAGCTCAAAGAGACAACAACTAGGCTCGAACAGCAATTGGCAGAGGAGCAAGCTACTCGATTAAAGGCAGAACAGGCTGCACAATCGGCTCAAACGAAGTCAAATGACGAAATTGGTAAGCTTAAGAAAGAGACTGCGGAGCTCCGTGAGCAACCTAAAAATGGATGGTGTGCCATTCTTTGA
- the LOC127901051 gene encoding immune-associated nucleotide-binding protein 9-like — MMGGRVIDVDWKPTSPSNGERNLVLVGRTGNGKSATANSILGRRAFRSRAGSSGVTKTCEMQRTMLKDGQVVNVIDTPGLFDSSAGSEFVSKEIVKCIGMAKEGIHAVLVVFSVRNRFSEEEGAAIHSLESLFGKKFFDYMIVVFTGGDELEDNDETLEDYLGRACPKPLKEILQLCDNRCVLFDNKTKDAAKRTEQVRKLLSLVNFVILQNGGQPYTNEIFAELKKEATKLRDTQVEVDSLKGYSKREISELKEQMHKSNEDQLKRTTEMVESKLKETTTRLEQQLAEEHLARLKAEGAAQLAQMKSNEEIFKLREKLERSQRETQELRNRVPQPPCPIL, encoded by the exons atgatgGGAGGAAGAGTGATTGATGTCGATTGGAAGCCTACTTCTCCATCTAATGGGGAGCGCAATTTGGTTTTAGTTGGCCGTACTGGCAATGGTAAAAGTGCGACGGCCAATAGTATTCTCGGAAGAAGAGCCTTCAGGTCGAGGGCTGGCTCGTCTGGGGTTACTAAAACTTGTGAAATGCAGAGAACCATGCTCAAAGATGGCCAAGTTGTTAATGTCATTGATACCCCTG GGCTTTTTGATTCTTCGGCTGGCTCTGAGTTTGTCAGTAAGGAAATTGTCAAATGTATTGGTATGGCCAAGGAAGGGATCCATGCAGTCCTTGTAGTTTTCTCTGTTAGAAACCGTTTTTCTGAAGAGGAAGGAGCTGCAATACACAGTTTGGAGTCCTTGTTCGGGAAAAAATTTTTTGACTATATGATTGTTGTTTTCACTGGAGGGGATGAACTTGAAGATAATGACGAAACATTAGAAGATTATTTGGGCCGTGCGTGTCCAAAGCCTTTAAAG GAAATCCTTCAACTATGTGATAATAGGTGCGTGCTTTTTGATAACAAGACTAAGGATGCGGCCAAGAGAACTGAGCAGGTTCGGAAGCTTCTTTCTCTTGTTAACTTTGTCATCCTGCAGAATGGTGGGCAGCCATATACAAACGAAATCTTTGCTGAGTTGAAG AAAGAGGCTACTAAACTCCGTGATACCCAAGTTGAGGTTGATTCTCTCAAGGGATATTCAAAACGAGAAATTTCAGAGCTGAAGGAGCAGATGCACAAATCAAATGAAGATCAACTCAAACGAACTACTGAGATG GTTGAGTCTAAGCTCAAAGAGACAACAACTAGGCTCGAACAGCAATTGGCAGAGGAGCATCTTGCTCGATTAAAGGCAGAAGGGGCTGCACAATTAGCTCAAATGAAGtcaaatgaagaaatttttaagcttAGAGAGAAACTTGAAAGATCTCAGAGGGAGACTCAGGAGCTCCGTAACCGAGTTCCGCAACCGCCGTGTCCCATTCTTTGA